One Archangium violaceum genomic window, GACGTGGAGCTGCTCAAGAAGCTGGCGGACTACACGGTGACGCAGTTCTTCCAGGAGCTCGGCGAGCCGTCGAAGGACACCTATGCCGCCTTCTTCAACGAGGTGGCGCGGCGCACCGCGAGACTCGTCGCGCATTGGCAGGCGGTGGGCTTCGTGCATGGCGTGATGAACACCGACAACATGTCGATCCTCGGCCTCACGATCGACTACGGCCCCTACGGCTGGCTCGATGACTTCGATCCGGGATGGACGCCGAACACCACGGATGCGGACTTCCGCCGGTATCGGTATGGCAATCAGCCCGGCATCGGCCTGTGGAATGTCGAGCGGCTCGGGACAGCGCTGATGCCGCTCTTCGAAGGCGATGAGGCACTGCTCAAGGCGGGGCTGCTCGAGTACGAGCGCACGTTCGAGAAGGAGTTGGCGGCGCGGTTCGCGGCGAAGCTGGGGCTGTCCTCAATCGAGGATGAAGCCGACCTCGAGCTGGTGAACGGGTGCTTCGCGTGGCTCGTCGAGGAGGAGACGGACATGACCCTCTTCTTCCGCGGCCTGTCTCGAGTGGTGACCGCGCCGACGGCTCCAGGCGAGTTCCCGGCCGTGCTGCGCGAGGCCTTCTACGGGCAGGTGCCCGAGGCCCACCTGGCGAAGGGTCTCCAATGGCTGAACGCATGGTGGCGGCGTACGAGGCGTGAATCCGCTGCCCCCGCCGAGCTGGCGCGCCGGATGGACGCGGTGAATCCGAAGTACGTGCTGCGCAACTACCTCGCGCAGGAGGCGATCGAGGCCGCCTACGCGGGCGATGACTCCAAGGTGCACGTGCTGCTCGATGTGATGCGGCGGCCCTTCGATGAGCAACCGGGTCGCGAGGCGTACGCGGCCAGGCGACCCGATTGGGCGAGATCCAAGCCGGGATGCTCGGCGCTCTCGTGCAGCTCCTAGGGATGGGGGTCCTGTGCCTGGGGTTCTTCGGACTACCTCCTTCCTCGCTCCACGGCGGTGACGGTCTCGAGGAGCGCCTCCGCGCGCTCGTGAGGAAGCAGATGCCCCGCGCCCGCGATGCCGCGAAAGGTCGCCCCGGGTAGCCGCGCGGCGCCTCTCCGCAAGGCTTCCGGGGGCAGGAAGACGTCCGCCTCACCTGACACGATCGCCACCGGGACGCGCACCTCTCGCAGCGCGGCCTCCGACAGAGGCGGAGGCGCCAGCGACGTCCGCACATGCCGCCCCACCAGCGCCATCCAGGTGACGAGCGTGGCGGGAGGGTTGCCCCCGGGCGCGAGCATGCACCTGAGCAGACCTCGGGCGGAGTCCTCCCGAGGACGCACCAGCCACGGCAGCGTGCGTGCCAACACGCCGGGTGTCACTCGCAGCCGCACCAGCCCGGCGGGAGCCACCAACACCAGCGCCCCCACCCGTGCTCCCCGGCTCGCACCCGCCAGGGCAATCGCGCCCCCGAAGGAGTGGGCCAACACCGTGCCTCCCGTGGCTCCGAGCGCATCCACCACCTCGTGGAGCCAGTCGCCATAGGCAGGCTGTGAATGACCGGGCCGTCCGGCCGCGCTCAGCCCGGGCTGGCCTGGCAGGTCCACCGCGAGCACGGAGTGCGTCCTCGCCACCTGTCCGACGAGCTCCAACCAGGTCGCGGTCGCGAAGTTGGTCCCAGGCAGCAACACCACCGGCTCGCCCGAACCGGCGCGAACGACGTGGGTGGAGCCGAGACTCGTGTTGAGGACTTCGCGCTCGTGCGGGACGTCCCACGCGTCCAGCCGGCCGACGCACCACGCAGCGACTTCGCGCTGTCCTTCCGGGCTACGGTAGATGCTCACGAGTCAACCTCGAACCTGTGGCTGGCCGCGCTCAGCGCCGCGCGCGGTGGGCGGCCGAGAGCTTCTCGAGCAGCTCGTCCACCTGGGCCGCGGTGATGATGAGTGAGGGAGCGATGCGCAGCGTGTTGTTGCCCGCCACTCCGACGACGAGTCCCTCCGCGAGGGCGGCCTTCACCAGCTCGGAGGGCGCCCGTTGGAGCTGGACTCCCGCGAGGAGCCCCATGCCACGCACCTCATGGGTGGGGCCGAAGACGCGGCGCAGGCCCTCCAGGAGTTGATGGCTCCGCTCCACGACGTTGCCGAGGAATCCCGGCGACGTGACTTCCTTCATCACCGTCAGCCCGGCGGCACACGCGAAGGGATTGCCGCCGAACGTGGTGCCGTGCAGGCCGGGCTCGAGCAGCGCGGCCACCGGCTCGGTCGCGAGCACGGCGCCGATGGGGACGCCGCCGCCGAGTCCCTTGGCCAGGGTCATCACGTCGGGGGTGATGCCTTCATGCTGGTGACAGAACATCCGCCCGGTGCGGCCGATCCCCGTCTGGATTTCATCCACCACCAGGAGGGCCCGGTGCCGCGTGCACAGCTCCCGGACCCGCGTCAGGAACCCCGGAGGCGCCGCGCGCACGCCGCTCTCTCCCTGGATGGGCTCGATGAACACACCGGCCACGTCATCCCCCATGGCGGCGGCGAGCGCGTCCACGTCGCCGAAGGGAACGAAGTCCGTGGGAGGCAGGGGCTCGAAAGGCACGCGGTAGGCGGGCGTGTGCGTGATGCTGAGCGCTCCGAGCGTGCGGCCGTGGAAGCTGCCCTCGAAGGCGATGATGCGGCGCTTGCGGCCCTCATGGGCCACGTTGCCCCAGAGGCGCACGAGCTTGTAGGCCGCTTCGTTCGCCTCCGCCCCCGAGTTGCAGAACAGCATCCGTCCTGGAAAGGCCTCGGGGACGATGCGCGCCGCCAGTTCCTCCTGCCCGCGCTGCTCGAAGTGGTTCGAGGTGTGGAGGAGCGTCGCGGCCTGTCGCGACAGGGTCTCCACGAGCTTCGGGTGCGCATGGCCCAGGGTGCACACCGCCACTCCGGCGAAGGCATCGAGGTACTTACGGCCCGCGCCGTCGTACAGGTAGCAACCCTCGCCGCGGACGAAGCTCACGTCCTGGCGGCGGTAGTTCTGGATGAGGAAGGACTGGGGAGAAGGGGGCGTGGTGGGGCTGTTCAATTCGGTGTTTCCCTCGCATCAGGCCGGTGGGAAGAAAGGTCGGCCCGTTGCTCGCGCCCCTACCACGGAAGCTCGCGCGCTCGCTACTGCGCGTCCATCATCATGAAGCGCTCGACGTGGACGAGCTTGTCCCCGTGCTTCACCTCGAGGCGGTACTGGCCCACTGGCCAGCCCTTGGCGGGCCGGGCCAGCGTGAAGGTCGCCGCCATCTTGTCCACGGCCGTGACGGTGGCGGAGTCGATGACGAAGTTCTTCGGTGCGGCCTTGCCCACGTCCTCGGCGATGAAGGCCCCCGTGAGCTTCGTGCCCCCTGGTGCGCGGAAGTAGAAGGTCACCTTGGGCAGGCTGGTCGGCAGGACCATGCCCATGGGCTGGATGACCGCGGGCGGCTCCGCGCGGGACGGTGCCGAGCCCAGGACGGTGCCCGCGACGGCGGCACCGAGGGCGACGAGGGCGAACACGGACAGCTTCTGCGTCTTCATGGGGGGCTCGCTTTCGGGTGGGCGGGGGCCTGGGTTCTCAGCTCAGCCGCCCTTGGGGAAGTTGCGGCAGGCCTCATCGTAGTCCCTCCACCAGCTCTCCAGGGCCTTCATGTCGGTGGCCCGGGGCTCGTCTCCCGCGCCCGCCATGTTCAGGTAGGCGTGCAGCAGCGGGCGGAAGTGCGGGTGCGCGCACTTCTCGATGATGTCCACGGCGCGCCGCTTGGGCGAGCGGATGTCCATGTTGAGCGCGTAGCCGTGCTCGGTGACGACGCACTTGATGTCGTGCTCGGTGTGGTCGATGTGCCGCACGTACGGCATCACGCAGCTCACGACGCGCCCGTCCTTCAGCGGCCGGGTGGACGGCGTGTGCACGATGCTCAGGTAGGCGTTGCGGAAGAAGTCTCCCGAGCCGCCCAGCCCGTTGACGATGCGCGAGCCGTCGATGTGGGTGGAGTTGACGTGGCCGTAGATGTCCACCTCGATGGGCGTGTTCATCGCGATGACGAACAGCCGCGAGATGATCTCCGGGCTGTTGGACAGCCACATGGGCCGCAGCACCAGCTTGTCCCGGCAGCGGTCGAACAGCTCCATGAAGCGCCGGCGCCCCTCGGCCGAGAAGGAGACCGCGGTGGCCGAGGCGTTCTCGAACTTCGCGTCGTCCTCCACGTAGCGCAGCATTCCGTCCTGGAAGACCTCGGTCCAGAAGCGGATCTTCTGGAAGGGGGACGCGTAGAGCTCGCCGATGATGGCGTTGGCCACGTTGCCCACGCCGGACTGGATGGGGGGCAGGCGCTTGCCCCAGCCGAACTGCGCGCGGCACTGCATGAGGAAGTCGATGACGTTCTGCGCGATGCGGCGGTCCGTCTCGCTGGCGGCCTTGAAGGGCACCGGGTGGTCGGGCGTGCGGGACTCGACGACGGCCACCACCTTGCTGCGGTCGAACTCGACGTAGGGCGTGCCGATGCGGTCGCGCACGTTCACCAGCGGCAGCGGCCAGCCCACCTTGGGGTGCACGGCGGGCACGACGATGTCGTGGAAGCCGGTGTAGTCCGGCGACGCGGTGTTCACCTCGAGGATGACCTTGCGCGCCCGGGAGAGCGCCTCGGCGGAGACGCCCACCGAGGAGGTGAGGACGACACTGCCGTCCTCGCGGATGCGCGACACCTCGACGACGGCGACGTCGATGTCCCCGTAGAAGCCGTACATCAGGTTGCGCGCGAAGGCGGAGAGGTGGACGTCGGTGAAGTCCATCTCCCCCGAGTGGATGAGCTTGCGCGAGATGGGCGAGGACATGTAGGGCCCGCGCTTGCGGATGAAGGGGGCCATGGGGCCCTCCACGTCATCGGAGAGCGAGGCGCCGCTCAGCAGGGTGATGCGGGAGTGGGGCGCCGTCTCGGCCAGGTGCCGGGCGAGTGCCGGGAAGAAGGTCTTGGGCTCACCCGACTTGGTGAAACCGCTGATGGCCACGGTGTTGCCGTCGGTGACGTGCTTCACCGCCTCTTCCACCGGGACGACCTTGGCCAACAGCTCCGCGTTCTCGATTCGCTCCTGCAGTGTGCTCATTGGGCGCTGCTCTAATACCGCGTCCCCCGGCTGTCCATGAGCGGCTTGGGGCCGGGCGCGCTCCTGCGGAGGACTCCACACTCGCGTCAGGGCGAGGTTCTTCCCTCTCCGAGGAAGCGGGCCCTCAAGGTGCGGACCACCTCGGCGTCCCAGCGCGGGGAGAGCAGCTCCACGGCGGTGCGGCGGTAGCGCAGCGCGCACGCGAGGCACAGCAGCGTGACCCCCAGCCCGATGACGCTGTTCTGCCAGGAGGCCAGGTCCCACTGGCCGTCCCAGTACCACTCGCGCTGGCTGGTGGGCCAGAAGTACCAGATGGGCCAGCCCGGCCCGCTGCCGGCCAGGTCACACACCAGGTGAAGGTGGAAGGCCAGCAGTGCCAGCACGGCCACCCGGAGCCGGCTCCGGGCCAGCGCCGCGCACACCCCCGCGGTCACCAGCGCGCCCACGTACCCGTGGAAGAGGAGGTGGTGGTAGCGCGCGTATAGCTCCCCACCGCCCAGGATGCTCAGCCCATCGAGGTCCGGGGCCAGCCCCGCGCAGGCGACGAGCACCCGGTCCCGCCGGGTCTCCAGGTGCTGCGCCATCAACCAGGACAGCTCGGCGTGGACGA contains:
- a CDS encoding acetyl-CoA hydrolase/transferase C-terminal domain-containing protein, whose amino-acid sequence is MSTLQERIENAELLAKVVPVEEAVKHVTDGNTVAISGFTKSGEPKTFFPALARHLAETAPHSRITLLSGASLSDDVEGPMAPFIRKRGPYMSSPISRKLIHSGEMDFTDVHLSAFARNLMYGFYGDIDVAVVEVSRIREDGSVVLTSSVGVSAEALSRARKVILEVNTASPDYTGFHDIVVPAVHPKVGWPLPLVNVRDRIGTPYVEFDRSKVVAVVESRTPDHPVPFKAASETDRRIAQNVIDFLMQCRAQFGWGKRLPPIQSGVGNVANAIIGELYASPFQKIRFWTEVFQDGMLRYVEDDAKFENASATAVSFSAEGRRRFMELFDRCRDKLVLRPMWLSNSPEIISRLFVIAMNTPIEVDIYGHVNSTHIDGSRIVNGLGGSGDFFRNAYLSIVHTPSTRPLKDGRVVSCVMPYVRHIDHTEHDIKCVVTEHGYALNMDIRSPKRRAVDIIEKCAHPHFRPLLHAYLNMAGAGDEPRATDMKALESWWRDYDEACRNFPKGG
- a CDS encoding protein adenylyltransferase SelO, which encodes MPHFTSHFIDSTPGDPLADTRSRQVHGALWSKVQPTPVSSPRLVALSPEVVRLLGLDEATLRSAEWVQVLGGNALWPGMVPYAANYGGHQFGQWAGQLGDGRAIVLGELLAPDGRRYELQLKGAGRTPYSRRADGRAVLRSSIREFLCSEAMHHLGVPTTRALSLVATGEQVIRDMFYDGNPEAEPGAIVCRVAPSFLRFGNFELCASRGDVELLKKLADYTVTQFFQELGEPSKDTYAAFFNEVARRTARLVAHWQAVGFVHGVMNTDNMSILGLTIDYGPYGWLDDFDPGWTPNTTDADFRRYRYGNQPGIGLWNVERLGTALMPLFEGDEALLKAGLLEYERTFEKELAARFAAKLGLSSIEDEADLELVNGCFAWLVEEETDMTLFFRGLSRVVTAPTAPGEFPAVLREAFYGQVPEAHLAKGLQWLNAWWRRTRRESAAPAELARRMDAVNPKYVLRNYLAQEAIEAAYAGDDSKVHVLLDVMRRPFDEQPGREAYAARRPDWARSKPGCSALSCSS
- a CDS encoding acetylornithine transaminase, which encodes MNSPTTPPSPQSFLIQNYRRQDVSFVRGEGCYLYDGAGRKYLDAFAGVAVCTLGHAHPKLVETLSRQAATLLHTSNHFEQRGQEELAARIVPEAFPGRMLFCNSGAEANEAAYKLVRLWGNVAHEGRKRRIIAFEGSFHGRTLGALSITHTPAYRVPFEPLPPTDFVPFGDVDALAAAMGDDVAGVFIEPIQGESGVRAAPPGFLTRVRELCTRHRALLVVDEIQTGIGRTGRMFCHQHEGITPDVMTLAKGLGGGVPIGAVLATEPVAALLEPGLHGTTFGGNPFACAAGLTVMKEVTSPGFLGNVVERSHQLLEGLRRVFGPTHEVRGMGLLAGVQLQRAPSELVKAALAEGLVVGVAGNNTLRIAPSLIITAAQVDELLEKLSAAHRARR
- a CDS encoding alpha/beta fold hydrolase codes for the protein MSIYRSPEGQREVAAWCVGRLDAWDVPHEREVLNTSLGSTHVVRAGSGEPVVLLPGTNFATATWLELVGQVARTHSVLAVDLPGQPGLSAAGRPGHSQPAYGDWLHEVVDALGATGGTVLAHSFGGAIALAGASRGARVGALVLVAPAGLVRLRVTPGVLARTLPWLVRPREDSARGLLRCMLAPGGNPPATLVTWMALVGRHVRTSLAPPPLSEAALREVRVPVAIVSGEADVFLPPEALRRGAARLPGATFRGIAGAGHLLPHERAEALLETVTAVERGRR
- a CDS encoding metal-dependent hydrolase, which codes for MNPIVHAELSWLMAQHLETRRDRVLVACAGLAPDLDGLSILGGGELYARYHHLLFHGYVGALVTAGVCAALARSRLRVAVLALLAFHLHLVCDLAGSGPGWPIWYFWPTSQREWYWDGQWDLASWQNSVIGLGVTLLCLACALRYRRTAVELLSPRWDAEVVRTLRARFLGEGRTSP